A single window of Clostridia bacterium DNA harbors:
- a CDS encoding gamma-glutamyl-gamma-aminobutyrate hydrolase family protein, with the protein MRPVVGITAGFDPDRTRAVLHRGYPAAIAAAGGLPVVLPPLDPVLAPGAAEAIDGLMLSGGPDLDPVYFGAEPRGSRTICPERDRFELALLEQVVGRDKPILAICRGVQVLNVFAGGDLYQDLNREYPRALQHEQEAPDWYGTHKVRLVPGSLVARIYGCEELRVNTFHHQALRRVAPGFRASAHAADGVVEAVEAVDRGFVVGVQWHPERMWERDDRQLRLFRAFVAACTGRRGTE; encoded by the coding sequence ATGAGGCCGGTAGTGGGCATAACCGCCGGGTTCGACCCGGACCGTACCCGGGCGGTGTTGCACCGGGGTTACCCGGCGGCAATAGCGGCCGCCGGAGGCCTGCCGGTGGTGCTCCCTCCTCTCGATCCGGTCCTGGCTCCGGGGGCGGCGGAAGCGATCGACGGACTCATGCTTTCCGGCGGGCCGGACCTGGACCCGGTGTACTTCGGGGCCGAACCACGGGGCTCGCGGACCATCTGCCCGGAACGAGACCGTTTTGAGCTGGCATTGCTGGAGCAGGTGGTGGGACGCGACAAGCCGATCCTGGCCATCTGTCGGGGGGTACAGGTGCTGAACGTATTCGCCGGCGGTGACCTGTATCAGGACCTGAACCGGGAATATCCACGGGCTCTGCAGCACGAGCAGGAGGCGCCGGACTGGTACGGTACGCATAAGGTGAGGCTCGTGCCGGGCAGTCTGGTGGCCCGGATCTACGGTTGCGAAGAACTGCGGGTAAACACCTTCCATCACCAGGCGCTGCGGCGGGTGGCCCCGGGTTTCAGAGCAAGTGCGCACGCGGCGGACGGGGTGGTGGAGGCGGTAGAGGCGGTAGACCGGGGCTTCGTGGTGGGGGTACAGTGGCACCCGGAGAGGATGTGGGAGCGGGACGATAGGCAGCTGAGGCTTTTCAGGGCCTTTGTTGCCGCCTGCACCGGGCGGCGAGGAACCGAATAG
- a CDS encoding type II toxin-antitoxin system VapC family toxin translates to MHDRILLDTGVLVDYFRARRKSRLKGHQAVQSAIAVALIEGALRSNIDLYISVHTFKELLQYPQSLQEEHRITTYLPRICHFIATTRRIAAVAGYLSRMSAEYRTHHIEDCYIAATAIVRDLPLYTTNPDDFQYVPHPKLRVIKAY, encoded by the coding sequence ATGCATGATCGGATCCTTCTCGATACCGGCGTGTTGGTGGATTACTTCCGCGCCAGGCGCAAGAGCCGCCTGAAGGGTCATCAGGCCGTTCAATCGGCTATAGCGGTAGCACTCATCGAGGGCGCCTTACGGTCTAATATCGATCTCTACATATCGGTCCATACGTTTAAGGAGTTGCTGCAATATCCTCAGTCGCTTCAGGAAGAGCATCGGATCACAACGTACCTGCCGCGAATTTGCCACTTCATAGCCACTACGCGACGGATCGCCGCGGTTGCCGGCTATCTCAGCCGGATGTCGGCGGAATACCGGACGCACCACATTGAGGACTGCTACATAGCCGCTACGGCGATAGTCAGGGACCTGCCGCTTTACACTACCAACCCCGACGATTTCCAGTATGTTCCCCACCCTAAACTAAGGGTGATCAAGGCCTACTAG
- a CDS encoding type II toxin-antitoxin system PemK/MazF family toxin → MLVRRGDIFYAQLNPVVGSEQGGTRPVLVIQNDIGNQYSPTTIVAAITSQINKAKLPTHVEIAADRSGLERDSVILLEQIRTIDKSRLKQKVSFLDEETMLKVNHAIEVSLGLVEL, encoded by the coding sequence ATGCTGGTGCGTCGCGGGGACATATTTTACGCCCAACTGAATCCGGTAGTGGGCTCCGAGCAGGGTGGCACCCGGCCCGTGCTTGTCATTCAGAACGACATCGGTAACCAGTACAGTCCCACCACCATTGTGGCTGCCATTACCTCCCAGATAAACAAAGCCAAGCTCCCCACTCACGTGGAGATTGCCGCCGACCGGAGCGGGTTAGAGAGGGATTCGGTCATCCTGCTGGAACAGATAAGGACCATCGACAAGAGCCGGCTTAAGCAGAAAGTCTCCTTCTTGGACGAGGAGACCATGCTTAAGGTAAACCACGCCATCGAGGTGAGCCTGGGTCTGGTGGAGCTCTAG
- a CDS encoding ribbon-helix-helix protein, CopG family, with amino-acid sequence MPGVRRIMISLPQSLLEEVDGLAAVDRRNRSEFIREAMRVYIAERKKRSVREQMKRGYQEMASLNLALAQEHYVLEEEAQGRYEADFASL; translated from the coding sequence GTGCCAGGGGTTCGGCGTATCATGATCAGCCTGCCGCAAAGCCTTCTGGAGGAAGTGGACGGCCTGGCAGCCGTGGACCGGCGGAACCGCAGCGAATTCATTCGCGAGGCCATGAGAGTATATATAGCGGAGAGGAAGAAGCGCAGCGTGCGCGAGCAGATGAAACGCGGTTACCAGGAAATGGCCTCCCTGAACCTGGCCCTGGCCCAGGAGCACTACGTGTTGGAGGAAGAGGCGCAAGGCCGCTACGAGGCCGACTTCGCCTCTCTGTAG